One segment of Erigeron canadensis isolate Cc75 chromosome 2, C_canadensis_v1, whole genome shotgun sequence DNA contains the following:
- the LOC122588603 gene encoding transcription initiation factor TFIID subunit 4b-like isoform X2, translating to MNNNIDNSSNNNNDNNNKTTMNNNNNNSALQVPTNNTSAPQLPTTLSQGTNHTPSQLFQQWQSSKREVKVSFPNEEDVKPNIHELKASAMEVNRHASGRETQHPPNDTSRDITHVKSEPSRPQDDQRNAHMSQVMHMQSTDKNPAQNIARIPDNEAQLQRMRSQQAVAAGQAATNAMNRSSGKQVPFALLLPVIEPQLDKDKAMQLQGLYARLRNNNINKDEFVRHMRSLVGDHMLKMAVYKLQQGQIPAQHSAKIGTQKPSSFVGSPPLRQASESSSQAMDSNAQKARLMEHQSDLHGVQASHMISNASAMKQEREQPPFPIQGLGKQQQQHIHFPQSSFPTYGNTSGNYHPSSNPNMNMPSQSLQMRQGPVHPTMGSQPMNPMSLPDMKRMHAAGLTHYTSNSPNSGHWQPSMHKDQSLMSSMPYAKPDSLDQMNDQQHKSQLSTSHNSSSFSSNQHEHGSGVAGSSKDDSLEMMSSRPGFSTPMNKLEPKSITAQLERQNVATANSQLGSGSNIKTPPKKPVVGQKKPLEAPVNSISKKQKVSGAFSDQSIEQLNDVTAVSGVNLKEEEEQLFSGSKEDSRVSEASRKVVQEEEERLILQKSPLQKKLAEIMAKCGVKSRSNDVERCLSLCAEERLRGLISNLIRLSKQRVDIEKPRYRTVITSDVRQQIMSMNQKAREEWEKKQADAEKLQRADEPEGSGDGDDGRGKFSKVNKEEDDKMRTTAANVAARAAVGGDDMLSKWQLMAEQARQKREGGPDVPSTSQPSVEVGPKPVLNSERSSNDNPDTERSSAVVTATPGSVKKSSRNQDLVQNNSNIARTITVKDVISVLGREVQMSRSTLIYRLYEKVRSNSVSE from the exons atgaataataatattgataatagtagtaataataataatgataacaataataagACTACtatgaacaacaacaacaataattcTGCACTCCAAGTTCCCACTAATAATACTTCTGCACCTCAACTTCCCACAA CTTTATCTCAAGGAACCAATCATACTCCAAGCCAGCTATTTCAACAATGGCAATCCTCTAAACGTGAAGTAAAAGTCAGTTTCCCTAATGAAGAGGATGTTAAGCCGAATATTCATGAGCTAAAAGCATCTGCAATGGAAGTAAATCGGCATGCATCTGGTCGAGAAACTCAGCATCCACCAAATGACACTTCACGTGATATAACTCATGTCAAATCAGAACCAAGCAGACCTCAAGATGATCAACGTAATGCTCATATGTCTCAAGTTATGCATATGCAGAGTACTGATAAGAATCCTGCTCAAAATATAGCACGGATCCCTGACAATGAAGCTCAGTTGCAAAGGATGCGTAGTCAGCAAGCTGTGGCGGCAGGGCAAGCAGCTACTAATGCTATGAATCGGTCATCTGGAAAGCAAGTGCCGTTTGCCCTGCTGCTCCCTGTTATAGAGCCACAACTTGATAAAGACAAGGCTATGCAACTCCAGGGCCTATATGCTCGATTAAGG AACAATAACATTAACAAAGACGAATTCGTCCGGCATATGAGAAGTCTTGTCGGGGATCATATGCTTAAGATGGCAGTCTATAAGTTACAACAAGGGCAG ATACCTGCTCAACATTCTGCTAAAATTGGTACTCAAAAGCCATCTTCGTTTGTTGGATCCCCGCCGTTGCGTCAGGCATCTGAATCAAGCAGTCAAGCAATGGATAGTAATGCTCAAAAAGCACGATTAATGGAGCACCAATCAGATTTACATGGAGTACAAGCAAGCCATATGATTTCTAATGCTAGTGCTATGAAGCAAGAGAGGGAACAACCACCCTTTCCTATTCAGGGACTTGGCAAGCAACAGCAACAACATATTCACTTTCCACAATCGTCTTTTCCCACTTATGGAAATACTAGTGGTAACTATCACCCGAGTTCTAATCCGAATATGAATATGCCTTCACAGTCATTACAAATGAGGCAAGGTCCAGTTCATCCGACTATGGGCTCTCAGCCTATGAATCCAATGAGTTTGCCTGACATGAAGAGAATGCATGCAGCAGGTCTTACTCATTACACAAGTAATTCACCAAATTCAGGCCATTGGCAGCCATCAATGCATAAAGATCAGAGTCTTATGTCATCAATGCCCTATGCAAAaccagattctttggatcagATGAATGACCAACAGCATAAATCCCAGTTGTCAACATCACATAATTCATCTTCATTCTCTTCAAATCAGCATGAACATGGTAGTGGAGTTGCAGGATCTTCAAAGGATGATTCTCTTGAAATGATGTCTTCACGGCCTGGTTTTTCAACACCTATGAACAAGCTTGAGCCGAAATCTATTACAGCACAACTGGAACGCCAGAATGTG GCTACTGCAAACTCACAATTGGGGTCCGGAAGTAACATAAAGACCCCCCCAAAAAAGCCAGTAGTTGGCCAGAAAAAACCATTGGAAGCACCTGTTAATTCAATTAG TAAGAAGCAAAAAGTGTCTGGAGCATTCTCGGATCAAAGTATTGAGCAACTTAATGATGTAACTGCTGTCAGTGGAGTGAATCTCAAG GAAGAGGAAGAACAACTGTTCTCTGGTTCAAAGGAAGACAGCCGGGTTTCAGAAGCCTCACGAAAAGTtgttcaagaagaagaagaaaggctGATTTTGCAAAAATCTCCACTCCAGAAGAAGTTGGCTGAAATCA TGGCAAAATGTGGTGTAAAGAGCAGAAGCAATGATGTGGAGCGGTGCTTGTCACTG TGTGCAGAGGAAAGATTGCGCGGATTGATTAGCAACCTCATCAGACTTTCAAAACAA CGAGTTGACATTGAGAAGCCAAGATACCGGACTGTTATCACGTCAGATGTTCGGCAACAGATCATGTCAATGAATCAAAAAGCTCGGGAAGAATGGGAGAAGAAGCAGGCCGATGCAGAAAAACTTCAAAGAGCTGATGAG CCTGAAGGTAGTGGTGATGGTGACGATGGTCGCGGGAAATTCTCTAAG GTaaataaagaagaagatgataagATGCGAACCACAGCTGCAAATGTTGCTGCCCGAGCGGCTGTAGGAGGAGATGACATGCTCTCAAAATGGCAACTAATGGCTGAGCAGGCCCGCCAGAAACGTGAAGGTGGACCTGATGTACCATCTACTTCTCAGCCAAGTGTAGAGGTTGGGCCTAAGCCCGTGTTGAATTCTGAGAGAAGTTCCAATGATAATCCAGATACAGAGAGGAGTTCCGCTGTTGTCACTGCTACTCCAG GTTCAGTAAAGAAATCGTCAAGGAATCAAGATCTGGTTCAGAATAATAGCAACATAGCCCGTACTATTACAGTCAAGGATGTCATCTCTGTTCTTGGGAGGGAAGTTCAGATGTCAAGATCGACACTTATATATCGCCTCTATGAAAAAGTCCGTTCTAATTCTGTGTCTGAATAA
- the LOC122586973 gene encoding uncharacterized protein At2g23090, whose product MGGGNAQKSKMAREKNLEKAKAAGKGSQLEANKKAMNIQCKVCMQTFICTTSEVKCREHAEAKHPKADVYTCFPHLKK is encoded by the exons ATGGGTGGAGGTAATGCTCAGAAATCCAAGATGGCCCGTGAAAAGAATTTAGAAAAAGCCAAAGCTGCTGGCAAAG gAAGTCAGCTTGAGGCCAACAAGAAAGCTATGAACATCCAG TGCAAGGTCTGCATGCAAACTTTCATTTGCACAACTTCGGAGGTGAAATGCAGGGAACACGCTGAAGCCAAACATCCGAAGGCTGACGTCTACACTTGTTTCCCGCATCTGAAGAAATGA
- the LOC122588603 gene encoding transcription initiation factor TFIID subunit 4b-like isoform X1 — MNNNIDNSSNNNNDNNNKTTMNNNNNNSALQVPTNNTSAPQLPTSKDSTTALSQGTNHTPSQLFQQWQSSKREVKVSFPNEEDVKPNIHELKASAMEVNRHASGRETQHPPNDTSRDITHVKSEPSRPQDDQRNAHMSQVMHMQSTDKNPAQNIARIPDNEAQLQRMRSQQAVAAGQAATNAMNRSSGKQVPFALLLPVIEPQLDKDKAMQLQGLYARLRNNNINKDEFVRHMRSLVGDHMLKMAVYKLQQGQIPAQHSAKIGTQKPSSFVGSPPLRQASESSSQAMDSNAQKARLMEHQSDLHGVQASHMISNASAMKQEREQPPFPIQGLGKQQQQHIHFPQSSFPTYGNTSGNYHPSSNPNMNMPSQSLQMRQGPVHPTMGSQPMNPMSLPDMKRMHAAGLTHYTSNSPNSGHWQPSMHKDQSLMSSMPYAKPDSLDQMNDQQHKSQLSTSHNSSSFSSNQHEHGSGVAGSSKDDSLEMMSSRPGFSTPMNKLEPKSITAQLERQNVATANSQLGSGSNIKTPPKKPVVGQKKPLEAPVNSISKKQKVSGAFSDQSIEQLNDVTAVSGVNLKEEEEQLFSGSKEDSRVSEASRKVVQEEEERLILQKSPLQKKLAEIMAKCGVKSRSNDVERCLSLCAEERLRGLISNLIRLSKQRVDIEKPRYRTVITSDVRQQIMSMNQKAREEWEKKQADAEKLQRADEPEGSGDGDDGRGKFSKVNKEEDDKMRTTAANVAARAAVGGDDMLSKWQLMAEQARQKREGGPDVPSTSQPSVEVGPKPVLNSERSSNDNPDTERSSAVVTATPGSVKKSSRNQDLVQNNSNIARTITVKDVISVLGREVQMSRSTLIYRLYEKVRSNSVSE, encoded by the exons atgaataataatattgataatagtagtaataataataatgataacaataataagACTACtatgaacaacaacaacaataattcTGCACTCCAAGTTCCCACTAATAATACTTCTGCACCTCAACTTCCCACAAGTAAAGATTCCACTACTG CTTTATCTCAAGGAACCAATCATACTCCAAGCCAGCTATTTCAACAATGGCAATCCTCTAAACGTGAAGTAAAAGTCAGTTTCCCTAATGAAGAGGATGTTAAGCCGAATATTCATGAGCTAAAAGCATCTGCAATGGAAGTAAATCGGCATGCATCTGGTCGAGAAACTCAGCATCCACCAAATGACACTTCACGTGATATAACTCATGTCAAATCAGAACCAAGCAGACCTCAAGATGATCAACGTAATGCTCATATGTCTCAAGTTATGCATATGCAGAGTACTGATAAGAATCCTGCTCAAAATATAGCACGGATCCCTGACAATGAAGCTCAGTTGCAAAGGATGCGTAGTCAGCAAGCTGTGGCGGCAGGGCAAGCAGCTACTAATGCTATGAATCGGTCATCTGGAAAGCAAGTGCCGTTTGCCCTGCTGCTCCCTGTTATAGAGCCACAACTTGATAAAGACAAGGCTATGCAACTCCAGGGCCTATATGCTCGATTAAGG AACAATAACATTAACAAAGACGAATTCGTCCGGCATATGAGAAGTCTTGTCGGGGATCATATGCTTAAGATGGCAGTCTATAAGTTACAACAAGGGCAG ATACCTGCTCAACATTCTGCTAAAATTGGTACTCAAAAGCCATCTTCGTTTGTTGGATCCCCGCCGTTGCGTCAGGCATCTGAATCAAGCAGTCAAGCAATGGATAGTAATGCTCAAAAAGCACGATTAATGGAGCACCAATCAGATTTACATGGAGTACAAGCAAGCCATATGATTTCTAATGCTAGTGCTATGAAGCAAGAGAGGGAACAACCACCCTTTCCTATTCAGGGACTTGGCAAGCAACAGCAACAACATATTCACTTTCCACAATCGTCTTTTCCCACTTATGGAAATACTAGTGGTAACTATCACCCGAGTTCTAATCCGAATATGAATATGCCTTCACAGTCATTACAAATGAGGCAAGGTCCAGTTCATCCGACTATGGGCTCTCAGCCTATGAATCCAATGAGTTTGCCTGACATGAAGAGAATGCATGCAGCAGGTCTTACTCATTACACAAGTAATTCACCAAATTCAGGCCATTGGCAGCCATCAATGCATAAAGATCAGAGTCTTATGTCATCAATGCCCTATGCAAAaccagattctttggatcagATGAATGACCAACAGCATAAATCCCAGTTGTCAACATCACATAATTCATCTTCATTCTCTTCAAATCAGCATGAACATGGTAGTGGAGTTGCAGGATCTTCAAAGGATGATTCTCTTGAAATGATGTCTTCACGGCCTGGTTTTTCAACACCTATGAACAAGCTTGAGCCGAAATCTATTACAGCACAACTGGAACGCCAGAATGTG GCTACTGCAAACTCACAATTGGGGTCCGGAAGTAACATAAAGACCCCCCCAAAAAAGCCAGTAGTTGGCCAGAAAAAACCATTGGAAGCACCTGTTAATTCAATTAG TAAGAAGCAAAAAGTGTCTGGAGCATTCTCGGATCAAAGTATTGAGCAACTTAATGATGTAACTGCTGTCAGTGGAGTGAATCTCAAG GAAGAGGAAGAACAACTGTTCTCTGGTTCAAAGGAAGACAGCCGGGTTTCAGAAGCCTCACGAAAAGTtgttcaagaagaagaagaaaggctGATTTTGCAAAAATCTCCACTCCAGAAGAAGTTGGCTGAAATCA TGGCAAAATGTGGTGTAAAGAGCAGAAGCAATGATGTGGAGCGGTGCTTGTCACTG TGTGCAGAGGAAAGATTGCGCGGATTGATTAGCAACCTCATCAGACTTTCAAAACAA CGAGTTGACATTGAGAAGCCAAGATACCGGACTGTTATCACGTCAGATGTTCGGCAACAGATCATGTCAATGAATCAAAAAGCTCGGGAAGAATGGGAGAAGAAGCAGGCCGATGCAGAAAAACTTCAAAGAGCTGATGAG CCTGAAGGTAGTGGTGATGGTGACGATGGTCGCGGGAAATTCTCTAAG GTaaataaagaagaagatgataagATGCGAACCACAGCTGCAAATGTTGCTGCCCGAGCGGCTGTAGGAGGAGATGACATGCTCTCAAAATGGCAACTAATGGCTGAGCAGGCCCGCCAGAAACGTGAAGGTGGACCTGATGTACCATCTACTTCTCAGCCAAGTGTAGAGGTTGGGCCTAAGCCCGTGTTGAATTCTGAGAGAAGTTCCAATGATAATCCAGATACAGAGAGGAGTTCCGCTGTTGTCACTGCTACTCCAG GTTCAGTAAAGAAATCGTCAAGGAATCAAGATCTGGTTCAGAATAATAGCAACATAGCCCGTACTATTACAGTCAAGGATGTCATCTCTGTTCTTGGGAGGGAAGTTCAGATGTCAAGATCGACACTTATATATCGCCTCTATGAAAAAGTCCGTTCTAATTCTGTGTCTGAATAA